A segment of the bacterium genome:
ACGTTTGGATTTTAGCGAGGATGTCGTCAAAAACGGCCTGATCCACAGCCCCTGCCTTTTTAGCCTTGCGGGCACGCCAGTCCAGGCTCTTGACCTGGTCTGCCAGGGCGACACCAGGCTTGTCACCGACGGTCGTCGGCACCTCGAAAGGA
Coding sequences within it:
- a CDS encoding type II toxin-antitoxin system PemK/MazF family toxin codes for the protein MPTTVGDKPGVALADQVKSLDWRARKAKKAGAVDQAVFDDILAKIQTLLS